TTATCTTTATTTTCTCATTCATCTGGTACTTTGTAAACTTTTCAAAGCTTTGGGTGTTTATGCCATGATTTTTTAAATACATATTTCTTACTATCTTTTTTGACTTTACATAATGGATTATATAACCTTGGGATACTTATTCAAAAAGAACAATGAAATAATACATCATACGAGGAGGAATTTTATGACACAAGGTTTAATTCATCATATTGAAATCTATGTTTCTGATTTAAATAAAACCACCCATTTCTGGGGCTGGTTCTTAAATGAGCTCGGATATACCTCTTATCAAAATTGGGAAAATGGACAAAGCTGGAGATTAGAAGAAACTTATCTCGTATTTGTGCAAGCGGAAGATCGTTTTTTAGATATCCCTTATCATCGATGCAGAGTTGGTCTAAACCACTTAGCCTTTCATGCAGAATCTAGGGAGTTTGTAGATGAAATGACTCAAAAGTTACAGCAGAGAGGGACTACCATGCTTTACCCCGATTTATATCCATATGCCGGCGGCGAGACTCATTATGCCGTTTATTTTGAAGATCCAGATAGAATAAAAGTAGAATTGGTTGCACCTTAATTTTTCTATTTAATAACTCTACTATGATTTTTCCTTTTTAACATGAATAATCCATAAAAAAAAGCAAATCTTGATATTAAGGTCTGCTTTTTTATAGATAAGAAATAATTGACTGACCGGTTAACACCTTTCTTCTACAAGGACTCCAACTTTGTCTAAACAGTTAAAAAAATAACAACAGGAACAGTAATCAAACTCAGCATAGTTGATAGGAAAGTAGCTGCGGAGACATTGTTTTCTTGCACCCGAAATTGAATCGCATACATGGTTGTATTGGCAGCGGTTGGTGTGGCCGCAATGATAATCATTATCTGTTTCGTTAAATCATCCAGCGGCAATTGCCATACAAGAAGAAATGCTAATAAAGGAGACAGTGCTAATCGCATAATAATGCTGAAAGAGAGAGCTGTCCAATTCACTTTTTTAATAGCCATATTCGCTAATTGCATCCCCAAAGCAATCATAATCACCGGAATAGCAGCATCTGCTATAAAATCGATTCCATGCCTCAAACTTCCCAAGGGAATATGTAACCAGTTGAAGGAAATGCCAAGTACCGCTCCATAAATCATTGGCATCCGCAGCACTTGTCCTGCAGCGTCTATACTTCCTACATTAAATGGACTTCCTTTGGCAGCATAATAGACCCCGACCGTACTCATTAGCAATTGTTGTAAAACCATTAATACAATGGCTACTTTCATCCCCTCTTCACCAAATAAAAAAAGAACCAGTGGCGTACCATAATTACCATTATTCATAAAAGCACTGGATAATATTAATCCGCAACGCTCTGATTCTGAATACCTCAATATTTTTGTAAATAACGTTATGATACAGATACTCAAAAAACAAAGACCCAGTATAAACATAATAAAATACACAAAAGAACAATCTATTGTCTGAGAATAAAATGTTCGGAAAACCAAAAAAGGAACAAGGATGTAAATCGTCAGCTTGGATATCATTGCTGTGTTTAATTTTAAAACAGATTGGCCAATATAGCCGACTGCAAATACAAAGAAAATGGGCAGCATAATGGACAGAATAAACACGTCATCACCTTATTTACTTCATTTTTTATGGACTGATAACAGGGTTATCCTGCTGCGGATAACCCTGTTACACAACCATCAATCGAATAGTTATGACTGAAAGACAATTAATTTTTCTTCGGTCATTTCTTCCATCGCGTACTTCGGACCTTCTTTGCCAGTTCCGCTCTTCTTCACACCACCGTAAGGCATATGATCCACTCGATAACCGGAAGTATCATTAATAATCAATCCGCCCACTTCAATCTTCTCCGCTGCTTTCATCGCAAACCGCAAATCGTTGGTAAAAAGGCCCGCCTGCAGCCCATACTCTGAATCATTAACTTTGGCAATCACTTCATCTTCTTCTTGATACGTATCTACAGCAACTACCGGTCCAAAGACTTCATTTCTGCATACTTTCATATCCCGGTCGACATTCGTCAAGATGGTTGGCTGATAGAAAACACCTTCTCGTTTGCCGCCTGCTTGTAATTTCGCACCTTGGCGTACCGCTTCATTCACCCAATCTTCCACACGAATCGCTTCTTTTTCAGCAATCATCGGTCCGATATTGGTCGAAGCATCTGCCGGATCACCAACTTTAAGCGCGTTGGTTGCTTCAATCATGTTCTCCAAAAATACTTCGTAAATGTCTTCATGGACAAAGACACGCTGCACAGAAATACAGACCTGCCCGGCATTATTAAAGCTTTTTTGTGCTGCGGCCACGGCGCTTCCTTCAATATCCGCATCTCGATGAATAATGGTCGCAGAATTATTTCCAAGCTCTAAAGCTACTTTTCGAATTCCTGTATTCTCACGGATAATTTGACCCACTCTCGGACTACCTGTAAAAGTGTACATGTTTATTTCCTGGTTTGCCATCAGATAGCCGCCAATTTCGGCTCCTTCTCCGGTTAATACATTTAAACGCCCAGAAGGAAGACCTGCCGCTGCAAAGATTTCTACCAGTAATATTGCGGATAGAGATGTTTCTTCAGCCGGCTTCAATATCACACTATTTCCTGCGGCAAGGCCAGGACCAATTTTATGACAAACCAAATTTAAAGGAACATTAAATGGTGTAATAGCAGCTACCACTCCCACAGGTGTTTTCATTGTCACTGCTTTTCTGTTTTCCGATCCTGGCGCGGACTCAATTGGTACACCATCTCCCTGAATTCGTTTGGCTTCTTCAGCCGAAACCTCTAATGTCAAAGCGGCCCTTTCTACTTCTCCAATGGACTCTGCAATAGGTTTCCCTACTTCTTGAACAAGAACATCAGCAATCGTTTCTTTTTGTTCCAGCAACATTTCGGAAGCTTTCTTTAAAACTGTAAAACGATCATATGGTGAAAACGGTGTATTTAAAGCCTTCTTAGCCGCTGCTACACTGTTATTCACGTCATTCTCATCTGCGACAGAAATGTCCGCAATAACTTCTTGTGAATATTTATTTAATACCGGCAGTTTTTCCTTCTTTTCCGTCCATTTCCCACCAATAAAAAGGCCATACGTATTCTTTATTAAAACATTATTCATCATAACGTCATCTCCTTATTATATGATGTTACTACCTTTTGTCTTTTAATAATTCCTGTGCTTTTCCATTGCTGCCAAACACCCGAATCTTTTCCTGTACCTTTTTCTTTAAATATTCCTTTCCGTTCCCTAAAGAATTTGCTAAAACAATTTCATCCGGATCCTGTTTGAATGTGTCTTTCACCCCATTCGTAAACGCCTGACGTAATTCGGTATCTACATTAATT
The nucleotide sequence above comes from Oceanobacillus timonensis. Encoded proteins:
- a CDS encoding VOC family protein, which codes for MTQGLIHHIEIYVSDLNKTTHFWGWFLNELGYTSYQNWENGQSWRLEETYLVFVQAEDRFLDIPYHRCRVGLNHLAFHAESREFVDEMTQKLQQRGTTMLYPDLYPYAGGETHYAVYFEDPDRIKVELVAP
- a CDS encoding aldehyde dehydrogenase family protein — protein: MNNVLIKNTYGLFIGGKWTEKKEKLPVLNKYSQEVIADISVADENDVNNSVAAAKKALNTPFSPYDRFTVLKKASEMLLEQKETIADVLVQEVGKPIAESIGEVERAALTLEVSAEEAKRIQGDGVPIESAPGSENRKAVTMKTPVGVVAAITPFNVPLNLVCHKIGPGLAAGNSVILKPAEETSLSAILLVEIFAAAGLPSGRLNVLTGEGAEIGGYLMANQEINMYTFTGSPRVGQIIRENTGIRKVALELGNNSATIIHRDADIEGSAVAAAQKSFNNAGQVCISVQRVFVHEDIYEVFLENMIEATNALKVGDPADASTNIGPMIAEKEAIRVEDWVNEAVRQGAKLQAGGKREGVFYQPTILTNVDRDMKVCRNEVFGPVVAVDTYQEEDEVIAKVNDSEYGLQAGLFTNDLRFAMKAAEKIEVGGLIINDTSGYRVDHMPYGGVKKSGTGKEGPKYAMEEMTEEKLIVFQS
- a CDS encoding AEC family transporter; the protein is MFILSIMLPIFFVFAVGYIGQSVLKLNTAMISKLTIYILVPFLVFRTFYSQTIDCSFVYFIMFILGLCFLSICIITLFTKILRYSESERCGLILSSAFMNNGNYGTPLVLFLFGEEGMKVAIVLMVLQQLLMSTVGVYYAAKGSPFNVGSIDAAGQVLRMPMIYGAVLGISFNWLHIPLGSLRHGIDFIADAAIPVIMIALGMQLANMAIKKVNWTALSFSIIMRLALSPLLAFLLVWQLPLDDLTKQIMIIIAATPTAANTTMYAIQFRVQENNVSAATFLSTMLSLITVPVVIFLTV